The Candidatus Scalindua japonica genome includes a region encoding these proteins:
- a CDS encoding amidohydrolase family protein, with protein MYVLRSKYLLKDPENVVDNGAVLIDDDGRIKFAGQSKDIDNIEPCPSIDLGDSVIVPGFVNTHTHLELTHLHKCIESDGIFTNWIRQLIDKKNGWSESKYALSVRDGIESSLKSGTTTVVDITRNGAALNELKTSKIRKLLFFEIINFNPDTAENTISDFKKLISGINTNDLLSIGIFPHAPYTVSERLYRECKKISNEYNIDVATHIAETEDEIEFLTKGSGHFVSLLDDFNMLNNWRCPQQSPIKYLNNVGFLEKGCILIHCNYLSDEEIYLIEKSKSNVVFCPRSHEYFHHEGHLFSSLKDRNINVALGTDSLASNDTLSILDEMKFIRSHYQDIRPQDIFHMGTIAGAVALKMENRIGMLYPGFYADIAVIESENMNLNNIYDGIFSQSSECVLTIVSGEICYDRNQKEMFDKC; from the coding sequence ATGTACGTATTAAGATCTAAATACTTATTAAAAGACCCGGAAAACGTAGTCGATAATGGTGCTGTCTTAATTGATGATGATGGCAGAATTAAATTTGCCGGACAATCTAAAGATATTGATAACATAGAGCCATGCCCGTCAATTGATCTTGGTGATTCAGTAATAGTACCAGGATTTGTTAACACACATACTCATCTTGAATTGACCCATCTTCACAAATGTATTGAAAGCGATGGTATTTTTACAAATTGGATCAGGCAGTTAATTGATAAAAAAAATGGGTGGTCTGAAAGTAAATATGCTCTTTCAGTTCGAGATGGAATTGAGAGTAGTCTTAAATCAGGAACGACAACGGTTGTTGATATTACCAGAAATGGTGCTGCACTGAACGAACTAAAGACAAGTAAGATCAGAAAGTTGCTTTTTTTTGAAATAATAAATTTTAACCCTGATACTGCAGAAAATACTATAAGTGATTTCAAGAAATTAATTTCTGGCATAAACACTAACGATTTACTATCAATAGGGATCTTCCCGCATGCTCCTTATACAGTTTCAGAAAGGCTTTACAGAGAATGCAAAAAAATTTCAAATGAATATAATATTGATGTCGCTACTCACATAGCTGAAACTGAAGATGAGATTGAGTTTCTGACAAAAGGGTCAGGACATTTTGTATCATTACTGGATGATTTCAATATGTTAAACAACTGGAGATGTCCCCAACAGAGTCCAATTAAATATCTGAATAATGTTGGTTTTCTGGAAAAAGGTTGTATACTTATTCACTGTAATTACTTATCAGATGAAGAAATCTATCTTATTGAAAAAAGTAAATCAAATGTTGTATTCTGCCCCAGGAGCCATGAATACTTCCACCATGAAGGCCATCTTTTCTCTTCGTTAAAAGATAGAAATATCAATGTTGCCTTGGGGACAGACAGTCTTGCAAGTAATGACACTCTCAGTATATTAGACGAAATGAAATTTATCCGAAGCCATTATCAAGACATCAGGCCACAGGATATTTTTCATATGGGGACTATTGCCGGAGCAGTTGCTTTAAAAATGGAGAACCGTATTGGAATGCTTTACCCGGGATTCTATGCTGATATTGCAGTAATTGAGTCTGAGAACATGAACTTAAATAATATATATGACGGAATTTTTTCTCAGAGTTCTGAATGTGTACTCACAATAGTCTCGGGTGAAATCTGTTATGATAGAAACCAAAAGGAGATGTTTGATAAATGTTAG
- a CDS encoding type I polyketide synthase, with amino-acid sequence MLTYNNVFPLKDNKVLGLANPFHFIALTPSGLPDPSIAIAASRSGGIGVLDLEYINDFNIAISNIKKMVRYSKNTCGVKLNGQDESFVSRLISELPETIGFVILTLCKPEQLKIFVNKFHLRNCLVILEITSLEQAEIGKQCDIDGFLAKGNESGGIVGEKTSFILLQQICSQISLPVWIQGGVGLCTAAACYTAGAAGVVLDSQLLLTLESTLPDDIKKSIGRMDGTETICINGNTMCYRIYNRRKGQYDVKQELDHLEMALEEDLDKEYNVRFRWHQQIQEYISWDKKASAIWLLGQDATFAAPLAKRFKTVGSIFSALRKAIYDHIKTAKTLNIFSTDSSLAKSHGTIYPIVQGPMAHVSDNAAFIFSVAEAGALPFAALSKLKGDQVHVLLKEVSGLLESKPWGVAILGFNKTELLESQMKAVYDYLPDYAIVAGGKPSQIRVLEAKGIKTYVHVQTPAIMDMFIAQGVNRFIFEGRECGGHIGPRSSFVLWEDMVGKLLKTLKNPKEDVTKYHILFAGGIHDAKSTAIVASITAPLVKLGVNVGVVLGTAYFFTNEILETGAVVKGFQSSALRCTKTHILESGPGHSIRCSETPMVELFEHEKMKMKSDEVPTDQINAELDRLLLGKLRVASKGITRGSSSELQGEKFDLIDVDEKKQFQEGVYMIGQLAALRDKTVSIADLHNDVSAESSNIYSSLLTDVNSETARPDKQISTDIAIVGMACLLPKAGDIRTYWENIINKRNAITEIPSHRWDWRLYFNENRKAKDKIYSKWGGFLDDLNFDPTQYGMPPKSIESVDPMQLMALEVAHRTLIDAGYEEREFDRESVSVIIGASGGAGDVGMQYGLRAELPRFHGDLPDRIAKRLPEWSEDTFAGILLNVVPGRIANRLNLGGVNYTTDAACASSLAAVYQGVGELVAGHSNMVIVGGVDTVQGPFGYLCFSQTQALSPRGSCTTFDATADGIVISEGIAMIALKRVEDAERDGDRIYAVIKGIAGSSDGKAKGLTAPHPDGQLRAMKRAYENAGVSPDTVGMFEFHGTGTVAGDTAELESTTTLLRESGCVSHQAAIGSVKTLIGHTKATAGIAGLIKTALALHHRVLPPHYGVTQPNEVLQRKDSPFYFMDQATPWLTSRDLPRRGACSAFGFGGTNFHVVLEESTSEYRQRLNAVGSQHWLSELFVWSGDNCENLTKQLINLQKELGKAVNDVELRDIAYCLAKKWQVGETCLAIISENLADLTKKIGTVLRYFKGEITALPSGVYHGDSIKYDAKVAVLFSGQGSQYTGMMRELALRFSVVADVLSEADELLREQFSSRFGNNVRLSHFIFPRGTYTEEARDEATKALTQTDVAQPALGAVGIGLWKLMRSFGLKPDMLGGHSYGEFIAFFAGGFIDADDLISLSEARGRFIVDAVKEAGMELGTMAVVHTSRENVEKAILGIDDVIVANHNAPKQIIISGLKSAVKEAMAKLVESGVATSEIAVSAAFHSSFVKPAQTPLANMINKIDWRIGELPVYSNTTGKKHIDDISQIKQTMAEHLVRPVEFVSQIEAMYSDGARVFLELGPKAVLTKLVGKILGNKPHKTVAIDSVNGGINGMLNTFGQLLCAGVQLDIVKLFEGRDCVYGDIVDLTQLRRGKLITKHTWLLNGSGARPATEAVKQIGVLKEELSGSLTTLPATKDKQPCKVNNNEPSGKMDLKLKQYRKEEIRMNSRKQIPITDNPDIMSEYFDMMRHFLETQERIMSMYMGSSSNGQRLEQRQKRQKQFRKVFDDAAPDSNQLSKQEAIPPIQPDVETDVSKEVSGPVDFARSSKVQKKAPINTSVQKERTSVDNGPITTPDETIDRGKMTNILLSIVEEKTGYPPDMVQLDQNLEADLGIDSIKRVEIVSSLLKALPPAFGQKLGEDGGGLNTQPTFNGILDILDKLRDNGQVKVPFERAGMGLKADSASHSFRHILEPEYEFIGKNALKRLNKGHFIITEDTLGVALALSKLLRARNCSVSIVEREILADENLLNEYCISLENDSDQITGLVHLAQLDLDWFQTDTRVKDWKRQLQLNEKSLFVLLHKLNGKLAHDAHVLSASALGGYFNRNSNNICGLSLQGGAVGLLKSLVEEQPELRVKAVDIDPVQQAGSIAISLLSEIEIVGERIEVGYPDGKRTIFRTVPESLEEKEELFNKATRDLVILATGGLRGVTAELLRELAIHGNTLLLTGRSSLPPDEPEALRTLTTSLSLRQYFISEVRNGRLLLTPGEIQHKVHSIMAGREMRNNLMDFQQRGASVEYFVVDVTDEDAMQNLLEIIYQKYNSISGVVHGAGVIEDKLLVDKTSESWSRVVETKVIGLLLLQKFIKPELLRFFTVLSSVAGRYGNSGQTDYATANELMSRLCCQLETNWKSYKVNVKSLCWGPWGTTKFGAGMVTKETESKFAAKGISLVSAEAGRQLFKNELAQNVKVDVEIICGEGHWEEHEATISQGESKSNKVASNNILGPFLSKSTMTTDANGDNIITFSIGSDHAYLKDHCIDGVPVMPAAVAIEIMSESACKLWPGCIVVEARDCQLLKGIELKDLNQELRLVINQPKHGSTDSFKVNVSIQSEQDNGRYRINYRSVLCLEHNLSNGFKCKPQPYAKTKLNVNNVYNEWLFHGPVFQVIKRIDGLSGEGANALVNTTLPAQLLVNVEPLHNQWIFDPAVLDASAQMAIIWSRVFRNETALPSKFGRVIRYSETLPEQLFMKFELIDSVDSHIVRANICFSDLDGNVRVMIEDMECVSSAGLNRLGGTAKVAARDTV; translated from the coding sequence ATGTTGACCTATAACAATGTATTTCCATTAAAAGATAATAAGGTTTTGGGGCTGGCGAATCCATTCCATTTTATTGCGCTTACACCGTCTGGATTGCCTGATCCATCTATCGCAATTGCGGCAAGTAGATCCGGTGGGATAGGGGTATTGGATCTGGAATATATTAATGATTTTAATATTGCCATTAGTAATATTAAAAAAATGGTCCGTTATTCGAAGAATACTTGCGGTGTTAAACTTAACGGACAAGACGAATCTTTTGTATCTCGGTTAATTTCCGAACTTCCAGAAACCATAGGTTTCGTAATCCTAACTCTTTGTAAACCTGAACAACTTAAGATTTTTGTTAATAAATTCCATCTCCGCAACTGCCTGGTAATTCTTGAAATCACTTCTCTTGAACAAGCAGAAATTGGTAAACAATGTGATATTGATGGCTTTCTTGCAAAAGGTAATGAATCAGGCGGAATTGTAGGCGAAAAGACATCTTTTATTCTCCTACAGCAAATATGTTCTCAAATATCGCTACCGGTATGGATACAAGGTGGTGTTGGCTTGTGTACTGCTGCTGCCTGTTATACTGCTGGTGCGGCTGGTGTGGTTTTAGATTCACAACTCCTGCTGACTTTAGAATCCACTTTACCAGATGACATTAAAAAAAGTATTGGCAGGATGGACGGCACTGAGACTATATGTATAAACGGTAATACAATGTGTTACCGAATTTATAACCGTAGAAAAGGTCAATATGATGTCAAACAGGAACTTGATCATTTAGAGATGGCGTTAGAGGAAGACCTTGATAAAGAATATAATGTGCGCTTCCGATGGCATCAACAAATTCAAGAGTATATATCCTGGGATAAAAAAGCATCGGCCATTTGGCTGCTTGGTCAGGATGCTACTTTTGCTGCACCTCTCGCTAAACGTTTCAAAACCGTTGGTTCTATTTTTTCTGCTCTAAGAAAAGCTATTTACGATCACATTAAAACAGCCAAAACATTAAACATTTTTAGTACAGATTCATCACTCGCAAAATCGCATGGTACGATTTACCCGATTGTACAGGGTCCCATGGCACATGTAAGCGATAATGCGGCGTTTATATTTAGTGTTGCTGAAGCCGGAGCTCTTCCTTTTGCCGCTCTTTCTAAGCTGAAAGGGGACCAAGTCCATGTCCTTCTTAAGGAAGTATCAGGATTGCTTGAAAGTAAACCATGGGGTGTTGCTATATTGGGATTCAATAAAACTGAATTGCTGGAGTCACAGATGAAGGCCGTTTATGATTATTTACCTGATTATGCAATTGTAGCTGGTGGTAAGCCAAGCCAAATTCGGGTCTTGGAGGCCAAAGGCATAAAGACTTATGTTCATGTGCAAACCCCCGCGATCATGGATATGTTCATTGCACAGGGTGTAAACAGGTTTATTTTTGAGGGAAGGGAATGCGGAGGGCATATAGGTCCGAGATCAAGTTTTGTACTTTGGGAAGATATGGTTGGTAAATTACTCAAAACTTTGAAGAATCCTAAGGAAGATGTGACAAAGTACCATATATTATTCGCCGGAGGTATTCACGATGCAAAGTCTACTGCCATTGTGGCTTCAATTACTGCTCCACTTGTTAAGCTGGGAGTTAATGTCGGTGTTGTTTTAGGCACTGCATATTTTTTTACAAATGAGATACTTGAAACCGGTGCAGTTGTTAAGGGATTTCAGAGCAGTGCATTACGTTGCACCAAAACGCACATTCTTGAGAGTGGCCCAGGCCATTCAATAAGATGTAGTGAGACACCAATGGTAGAGCTTTTTGAGCATGAGAAGATGAAGATGAAATCTGATGAAGTACCGACTGATCAGATTAATGCGGAACTGGACAGACTTCTGCTTGGAAAGCTACGTGTTGCATCAAAAGGAATAACACGTGGTTCCTCATCTGAATTACAGGGTGAAAAGTTTGACTTGATCGACGTAGACGAAAAAAAACAGTTTCAAGAGGGTGTTTACATGATAGGCCAGCTTGCAGCATTACGTGATAAAACAGTAAGTATTGCCGATCTTCATAATGATGTATCAGCCGAATCTTCGAATATTTATTCGTCTCTCTTAACTGACGTAAACTCTGAAACTGCGCGTCCTGATAAACAAATATCTACTGATATAGCGATTGTAGGTATGGCTTGTCTTTTGCCGAAAGCAGGTGATATACGAACTTACTGGGAAAATATTATAAATAAAAGAAACGCAATAACTGAAATACCTTCTCATCGATGGGATTGGCGTTTGTACTTCAATGAGAATAGAAAAGCAAAAGATAAAATTTATTCTAAGTGGGGTGGGTTTTTAGATGATCTAAATTTTGATCCTACTCAGTATGGAATGCCCCCAAAGTCAATTGAATCCGTAGATCCGATGCAATTAATGGCTTTGGAAGTGGCCCATAGAACGTTGATTGATGCTGGTTACGAAGAGAGGGAATTTGATCGAGAATCGGTATCAGTCATTATTGGCGCCAGTGGTGGTGCTGGCGATGTTGGTATGCAGTACGGGCTTCGTGCCGAGTTACCGAGATTTCACGGTGACTTGCCCGATAGGATTGCCAAGCGTTTGCCAGAGTGGAGCGAGGATACTTTTGCCGGGATATTGCTAAATGTTGTGCCAGGGCGTATTGCCAACAGACTTAATCTGGGTGGCGTTAATTATACTACAGATGCAGCATGTGCATCTTCATTAGCTGCAGTATACCAAGGGGTTGGTGAACTGGTAGCCGGGCATAGTAATATGGTAATCGTTGGTGGTGTTGATACTGTCCAGGGTCCTTTTGGATATTTGTGTTTCAGTCAGACTCAGGCATTGTCACCACGTGGTTCCTGTACCACATTTGATGCGACAGCCGATGGAATCGTGATTTCTGAGGGTATTGCGATGATTGCCTTAAAAAGAGTTGAAGATGCCGAACGTGATGGTGATAGAATCTATGCGGTAATTAAGGGGATCGCTGGTAGTAGCGATGGGAAAGCAAAGGGGTTAACTGCTCCGCATCCTGATGGTCAATTGCGTGCCATGAAACGTGCATATGAAAACGCAGGTGTTAGCCCTGATACGGTAGGCATGTTTGAATTCCATGGTACCGGAACTGTCGCTGGAGATACTGCCGAGTTGGAAAGTACAACAACCTTGCTTAGAGAATCAGGTTGTGTGTCTCATCAGGCCGCTATTGGTTCCGTAAAGACATTAATTGGACATACCAAAGCAACGGCGGGAATTGCTGGATTAATCAAAACAGCTTTAGCGTTGCACCATCGTGTCTTACCGCCGCATTATGGTGTAACTCAACCTAATGAAGTGTTACAGCGGAAGGATAGCCCATTTTATTTTATGGATCAAGCAACACCCTGGTTAACGTCCAGAGATCTACCACGTCGTGGTGCATGTAGCGCGTTTGGTTTTGGTGGTACGAATTTTCATGTTGTATTGGAAGAGAGTACGTCTGAGTATAGACAACGCTTAAATGCAGTGGGAAGTCAACATTGGCTGTCCGAGCTCTTTGTATGGAGTGGAGACAATTGTGAAAATTTGACAAAGCAACTTATAAATTTGCAGAAAGAGCTGGGGAAAGCAGTAAATGATGTAGAATTAAGAGATATAGCTTACTGTTTAGCAAAGAAATGGCAAGTGGGGGAAACCTGCTTAGCAATTATCTCAGAGAATTTAGCTGATTTGACAAAAAAAATCGGAACAGTTTTACGCTATTTTAAGGGTGAAATAACGGCATTACCTTCAGGTGTGTATCATGGTGATAGTATAAAGTATGATGCAAAGGTAGCGGTATTGTTTTCTGGCCAAGGGTCACAATACACTGGTATGATGAGAGAGCTTGCACTGCGCTTTTCTGTAGTTGCAGACGTATTATCCGAAGCCGATGAATTATTAAGAGAGCAGTTTTCTTCCAGATTTGGTAATAACGTGAGATTGAGCCACTTCATATTTCCTCGAGGCACTTATACTGAAGAAGCTAGAGATGAGGCGACAAAGGCATTGACTCAAACAGATGTTGCCCAGCCCGCGTTGGGTGCTGTTGGTATAGGTCTTTGGAAACTTATGCGCTCTTTCGGTCTAAAGCCCGATATGTTGGGAGGGCATAGTTACGGGGAATTTATAGCATTTTTTGCGGGAGGTTTTATTGATGCCGATGACCTGATATCGCTTTCTGAAGCGCGTGGACGTTTTATTGTTGATGCCGTAAAGGAGGCGGGTATGGAGTTAGGTACGATGGCAGTAGTTCATACATCCAGGGAGAATGTTGAAAAGGCTATCTTGGGTATAGATGACGTGATTGTTGCAAATCATAATGCTCCGAAACAAATAATTATTTCAGGTTTAAAATCAGCTGTAAAAGAGGCTATGGCAAAATTGGTAGAGTCAGGTGTTGCCACAAGTGAAATTGCCGTATCAGCAGCATTTCATTCATCATTTGTTAAACCTGCTCAGACGCCTTTAGCGAATATGATAAATAAGATAGATTGGCGTATTGGTGAACTTCCGGTTTATTCGAATACAACAGGTAAGAAACATATTGATGACATTTCTCAGATTAAACAGACAATGGCGGAACACCTTGTGCGTCCTGTTGAGTTTGTATCTCAGATTGAAGCCATGTATAGTGATGGTGCAAGGGTATTCCTGGAACTTGGTCCTAAAGCGGTATTGACCAAGCTTGTTGGAAAAATTCTTGGTAACAAGCCACATAAGACTGTCGCTATTGATAGTGTTAACGGAGGAATTAATGGAATGTTAAACACATTTGGTCAATTGCTCTGTGCAGGTGTGCAGTTGGATATAGTTAAATTGTTTGAAGGACGTGATTGTGTTTATGGTGATATTGTTGACTTAACACAGTTGAGGCGTGGAAAGTTAATTACAAAACATACTTGGTTACTAAATGGAAGTGGTGCCAGGCCGGCTACAGAAGCGGTGAAGCAAATCGGTGTACTGAAGGAGGAGCTAAGCGGCAGTTTAACAACTCTGCCTGCTACTAAAGATAAACAACCATGTAAAGTTAATAATAATGAGCCAAGTGGTAAAATGGATTTAAAACTAAAACAGTACAGAAAGGAGGAAATCCGGATGAACAGTAGAAAGCAAATACCCATAACTGATAATCCCGATATTATGTCGGAATATTTTGATATGATGCGACATTTCCTGGAAACACAGGAACGCATCATGTCTATGTATATGGGCAGCTCTTCAAATGGGCAGCGTTTAGAGCAGCGACAGAAGAGACAAAAACAGTTTCGTAAAGTTTTTGATGACGCTGCGCCAGATTCAAATCAATTGTCAAAACAGGAGGCTATTCCACCAATTCAGCCTGATGTAGAGACAGATGTGTCTAAGGAGGTTTCAGGTCCTGTAGACTTTGCGAGATCATCAAAAGTACAGAAGAAGGCGCCAATAAACACATCAGTACAAAAAGAAAGGACTTCTGTCGATAATGGGCCCATAACAACGCCTGACGAAACAATTGATCGTGGGAAAATGACTAATATTTTACTTAGTATTGTTGAAGAAAAAACCGGGTATCCACCTGATATGGTTCAATTGGATCAGAATCTGGAAGCCGATCTCGGAATTGATTCCATAAAACGTGTTGAGATTGTCAGCTCTTTATTGAAAGCATTACCGCCTGCTTTCGGCCAGAAATTGGGTGAAGATGGAGGAGGCTTGAATACCCAGCCAACCTTTAATGGTATTTTGGATATATTGGATAAACTCAGGGATAATGGACAGGTAAAAGTCCCTTTTGAACGAGCCGGAATGGGATTAAAGGCTGATAGCGCCAGTCACTCATTCCGGCATATCTTAGAACCTGAATATGAATTTATTGGAAAGAATGCCCTTAAGCGCTTAAACAAAGGGCACTTCATTATTACAGAAGATACGTTAGGTGTAGCGTTAGCTCTATCTAAATTACTTCGTGCTCGAAATTGTTCAGTCAGCATAGTTGAACGTGAGATATTGGCTGACGAAAATTTGTTGAATGAATATTGTATTTCTCTGGAAAATGACAGTGATCAGATTACTGGTTTAGTTCACCTTGCTCAATTAGACTTAGATTGGTTTCAAACAGACACCAGGGTAAAAGACTGGAAAAGGCAGTTGCAATTAAATGAAAAATCACTTTTTGTTTTGCTACATAAACTCAATGGTAAGCTAGCTCATGATGCTCATGTTTTGTCTGCAAGTGCATTGGGTGGGTATTTTAACCGTAATAGCAATAATATTTGCGGCCTATCACTGCAGGGAGGTGCTGTAGGCTTGCTTAAGTCTTTGGTTGAGGAACAACCAGAATTAAGGGTTAAGGCCGTTGATATTGATCCAGTACAACAGGCAGGTTCGATAGCTATATCTTTACTAAGTGAGATAGAGATTGTAGGGGAGCGAATCGAGGTTGGTTATCCTGATGGCAAAAGAACAATTTTCAGGACTGTACCTGAGTCGCTTGAGGAAAAAGAAGAGCTATTCAATAAAGCAACTCGTGATCTAGTGATTTTAGCTACTGGAGGGTTAAGAGGCGTAACTGCTGAATTACTTCGAGAATTGGCTATACATGGTAATACGCTATTATTGACAGGTCGCAGTTCGCTTCCACCAGATGAGCCGGAAGCTTTACGAACATTAACAACCTCTTTATCCTTACGTCAATATTTTATTTCAGAAGTGCGTAATGGCCGATTACTGTTGACTCCAGGAGAGATTCAACACAAAGTACACTCTATCATGGCAGGTAGAGAAATGCGTAACAATTTAATGGATTTTCAACAACGTGGAGCATCAGTAGAATATTTCGTGGTTGATGTAACGGATGAAGACGCAATGCAAAATTTACTGGAAATTATTTACCAGAAATACAATAGTATAAGTGGTGTAGTTCATGGTGCTGGAGTAATAGAGGATAAGTTGCTAGTGGACAAAACTAGCGAAAGCTGGTCACGTGTGGTCGAAACAAAAGTAATAGGTCTCTTGTTACTGCAAAAGTTTATTAAACCTGAGTTGCTTAGGTTCTTTACGGTTTTAAGCTCAGTAGCAGGTCGTTATGGTAATAGTGGCCAGACCGATTATGCAACAGCTAACGAACTTATGAGCAGGCTTTGTTGTCAACTAGAAACTAACTGGAAGAGTTATAAGGTTAATGTAAAGTCGCTATGCTGGGGGCCATGGGGCACAACAAAATTTGGTGCTGGAATGGTAACTAAAGAGACTGAATCTAAATTTGCGGCAAAAGGCATCTCGTTGGTGAGTGCTGAAGCTGGTCGTCAACTTTTTAAGAATGAGCTGGCTCAGAATGTTAAAGTTGATGTCGAAATTATTTGTGGAGAAGGACATTGGGAGGAGCACGAGGCAACAATTAGTCAGGGTGAGAGTAAATCAAACAAGGTTGCAAGTAATAATATTCTGGGACCATTTCTAAGTAAGTCAACGATGACTACAGATGCAAATGGTGATAATATTATTACTTTCAGCATAGGAAGTGACCACGCCTATTTAAAAGATCATTGCATTGATGGTGTTCCGGTGATGCCTGCTGCTGTAGCAATAGAAATTATGTCAGAATCAGCATGCAAGTTATGGCCCGGTTGTATTGTTGTTGAAGCCAGAGATTGTCAACTTCTAAAAGGTATCGAATTGAAAGATTTAAATCAGGAATTGCGTTTGGTCATTAATCAACCAAAACATGGCAGCACTGATAGTTTTAAGGTTAATGTGTCTATTCAATCTGAACAAGATAATGGCAGATATAGAATTAATTATCGATCGGTTTTGTGCCTTGAGCATAACCTGTCCAATGGTTTTAAATGCAAACCACAACCGTATGCTAAAACTAAATTAAACGTTAACAATGTATATAATGAGTGGTTGTTCCATGGACCTGTATTTCAAGTAATTAAAAGGATAGATGGGTTGTCTGGTGAAGGAGCTAATGCATTAGTGAACACAACATTGCCTGCTCAATTGTTGGTGAATGTTGAACCCCTCCATAATCAGTGGATATTTGATCCGGCAGTTTTGGATGCTTCAGCACAGATGGCCATAATATGGTCACGCGTCTTTCGCAATGAAACAGCACTGCCTTCAAAGTTTGGCCGTGTTATTCGGTACTCTGAAACCTTGCCTGAACAGCTTTTTATGAAATTTGAACTAATAGATTCTGTAGACTCTCATATAGTTCGCGCAAACATTTGTTTCTCAGATTTGGACGGTAATGTCAGGGTGATGATTGAGGACATGGAATGTGTGTCAAGTGCCGGGTTAAACCGTCTTGGTGGCACTGCTAAGGTTGCGGCAAGAGATACGGTATAG
- a CDS encoding LolA family protein: MYKGKILYIIITLSAFIIVFNQTDSYGEDDHISYSLDEILKKVEDANSHLKTMDADIKYSRVISLLDSEEISNGFLQYKKPKKLNLNFFPPRNEINVIDGTYIWIYHLNEKQVEKYEINRDTDSPQGMSIFDLGYEYTTEKARENYTITLLEDIATEEEALYHIELIPKETFDSEYDRILLWVKEGLWLPVQYQMFESDGEIINTIELTNIQINPNMPDKIFILDLPDDVEVLEPFK; this comes from the coding sequence ATGTATAAGGGAAAAATACTCTATATTATAATTACATTATCTGCTTTCATTATAGTATTCAACCAAACTGACTCCTATGGTGAGGATGATCATATCAGCTATAGTCTTGATGAAATATTAAAGAAAGTAGAAGATGCCAATTCCCACCTTAAGACAATGGATGCGGATATTAAATATTCAAGAGTTATTTCTCTGTTAGACTCGGAAGAGATTTCTAACGGTTTTTTACAATACAAAAAACCTAAAAAGCTGAACCTTAATTTCTTTCCTCCGCGAAATGAAATTAACGTCATCGACGGCACTTACATCTGGATATATCATCTGAACGAAAAGCAGGTGGAAAAGTATGAAATAAACCGTGATACGGATTCACCACAGGGGATGAGTATATTTGACCTGGGATATGAATATACGACAGAAAAAGCCAGAGAGAACTATACTATTACTCTGCTTGAAGATATTGCAACAGAAGAGGAAGCATTGTATCACATAGAACTCATTCCAAAAGAGACATTCGATTCTGAATACGACAGGATACTGTTGTGGGTCAAAGAGGGGCTCTGGCTTCCAGTCCAATATCAGATGTTTGAGAGTGACGGAGAGATTATAAACACTATCGAACTAACAAATATTCAAATCAATCCAAACATGCCCGATAAAATATTCATCCTGGATTTACCTGATGATGTAGAAGTTTTAGAACCGTTTAAATAA
- a CDS encoding PEP-CTERM sorting domain-containing protein has product MKHVFICVFGLLIIFGGVNRASAFQIVDQVNFSFGGTAPDGGDLDGYGGVSVRKLEQGGDFVEWTHHFDFLPPVANITSASLVLTFTDDFDPLVNEFGLLVDDANGASFLGEIETGAFPAVNVIGDLGLINGTFSARITSIGTQQSDFFIDSSVLTIDYEEALLPKPVPEPTTIALLGIGLVGLACGVARRKRKEKAID; this is encoded by the coding sequence ATGAAGCATGTATTTATTTGTGTGTTTGGTTTGTTAATTATATTTGGTGGGGTAAATCGAGCCAGTGCATTCCAGATTGTCGATCAAGTCAATTTTTCCTTTGGTGGTACTGCACCAGACGGCGGAGATCTGGATGGTTATGGTGGTGTTTCAGTAAGGAAGTTAGAACAGGGTGGCGATTTTGTTGAATGGACGCATCATTTTGACTTTCTTCCTCCGGTAGCAAATATCACTAGTGCTTCGTTGGTATTAACCTTTACGGATGATTTCGATCCACTAGTCAATGAGTTTGGACTTCTTGTTGATGATGCAAATGGGGCTTCTTTTCTTGGAGAAATAGAGACTGGTGCATTTCCTGCTGTAAATGTAATTGGGGATTTGGGTCTTATCAATGGGACATTCAGCGCTAGAATTACCAGTATCGGCACACAACAAAGTGATTTCTTTATAGACAGCTCGGTATTAACGATTGATTATGAAGAAGCACTTCTGCCTAAACCGGTACCTGAACCTACAACCATAGCCCTGCTTGGGATCGGTCTTGTTGGACTTGCCTGTGGGGTAGCAAGGCGCAAGCGTAAAGAGAAAGCAATTGACTGA